One segment of Alkaliphilus flagellatus DNA contains the following:
- a CDS encoding CBS domain-containing protein: MNVRDVMTNKIYAALPNASITEVAKKMKELNVGSIPVCDNQDQPIGIITDRDIVLRGVVEGLDNTSSVSDIMSKGIVSVTPDTHVHEAARIMGENQVRRLPVIENGKIVGMVSIGDLAVTNIYENEAGEALSNISTPSRPMI, translated from the coding sequence ATGAATGTAAGAGATGTTATGACTAATAAGATTTATGCTGCTTTACCAAATGCTTCTATTACTGAAGTAGCAAAAAAAATGAAGGAATTGAATGTAGGATCTATTCCAGTATGTGATAATCAAGATCAACCTATAGGTATTATTACAGATAGAGATATCGTATTAAGAGGAGTAGTTGAAGGATTAGATAATACATCAAGTGTCAGTGATATAATGTCTAAAGGAATAGTATCTGTTACTCCAGATACTCATGTGCATGAGGCTGCTAGAATAATGGGAGAAAATCAAGTAAGAAGACTACCGGTTATCGAAAATGGCAAAATTGTAGGAATGGTATCTATCGGTGATTTAGCAGTAACAAATATTTATGAAAATGAGGCAGGGGAAGCACTAAGCAATATCTCTACCCCAAGTAGACCTATGATATAG
- the lepB gene encoding signal peptidase I — MKNEIIEWIKTIILSLVIALIITTFVKPTIVKNYSMSPTLQENDFLIINRFLYKRSAPKRGDIVVFQSNLKTDNGKDKLLIKRVIAVPGDEMIIKEGQVYVNGTMLEEDYIPETYTEGDIDIIVPENKVFVMGDNRGNSMDSRDEILGLVDFDVIMGKAFVRLFPFNKIGLLK, encoded by the coding sequence ATGAAGAATGAAATAATCGAATGGATAAAAACTATTATATTATCCCTAGTTATTGCGTTAATAATTACGACTTTTGTAAAACCAACCATTGTAAAAAATTATTCCATGAGTCCAACACTACAAGAGAATGATTTTTTAATTATCAATAGGTTTCTATATAAAAGGAGTGCACCTAAAAGAGGAGATATAGTTGTTTTTCAATCTAACTTAAAGACAGACAATGGTAAGGATAAGTTATTAATTAAACGTGTTATAGCAGTTCCAGGAGACGAAATGATAATTAAAGAAGGTCAAGTTTATGTTAATGGTACTATGTTAGAGGAAGATTATATTCCAGAAACATATACTGAGGGTGATATAGATATAATCGTTCCAGAAAATAAGGTTTTTGTAATGGGAGATAATAGAGGAAATAGTATGGATAGTCGTGATGAGATTTTAGGTTTGGTGGATTTTGATGTAATTATGGGTAAAGCTTTTGTTCGATTATTCCCATTTAATAAAATCGGATTATTAAAATAA
- a CDS encoding monothiol bacilliredoxin BrxC family protein, whose product MSRKLKKIVTVDELEKILRRSNKKPVFIFKHDESSQNSEDAYDEYLNFIKDSDDDIIFTIIYVREDIDVSDSVEDVLEVTHEAPQLILVIDEEAVWDDTDNNINVKNLIEVVEEFISI is encoded by the coding sequence ATGTCACGTAAATTGAAAAAAATTGTTACTGTAGATGAATTAGAAAAAATATTAAGAAGATCAAATAAAAAACCAGTATTTATTTTTAAGCATGATGAGTCTAGTCAAAATAGTGAAGATGCATATGATGAATATTTAAATTTTATTAAAGATAGTGATGATGATATTATATTTACCATAATATATGTGAGAGAAGATATTGATGTATCTGACTCCGTCGAAGACGTTCTTGAAGTAACTCATGAGGCTCCACAATTAATTTTAGTAATAGATGAAGAAGCAGTTTGGGATGATACTGATAATAATATAAATGTAAAAAATTTAATAGAAGTTGTTGAAGAATTTATATCTATATAA
- a CDS encoding PrsW family intramembrane metalloprotease, which translates to MIIRLVMIAVTPTIALAIGIYLADRYDREPLPLLFRVFALGALSVIPVMFVERILLSINIFPGIFSIVYTAFIVAGLTEEFFKRSAVLYGAYNNKNFNEKLDGIVYSVFAALGFATVENIMYVVFRYTGNYYVGIMRGILSVPAHMLFGVTMGYYLSLSKYTQETGLKTYYYKRSLLMPVILHGLFNFILMARIPILMVFFIPYVIYLWINNLRKLNQYTRDSKDRYNRIEDEEK; encoded by the coding sequence ATGATTATAAGGTTAGTAATGATTGCAGTTACACCGACTATTGCCTTAGCTATAGGTATATATTTGGCTGATAGATATGATAGAGAACCATTGCCACTGTTATTTCGTGTTTTTGCCTTGGGGGCATTATCTGTAATACCAGTAATGTTTGTAGAGAGAATTTTACTTTCGATTAATATTTTTCCGGGGATATTTTCTATAGTCTATACTGCATTTATTGTAGCTGGGCTAACAGAAGAATTTTTCAAAAGATCTGCAGTCTTGTATGGTGCCTACAATAATAAAAACTTTAATGAAAAGCTTGATGGTATTGTTTATAGTGTGTTTGCTGCCTTAGGATTTGCTACAGTAGAGAATATTATGTATGTTGTTTTTCGTTATACAGGAAATTACTATGTTGGAATTATGAGAGGAATCTTATCTGTACCTGCCCATATGTTATTCGGTGTTACTATGGGCTACTATTTATCTTTAAGTAAATATACACAAGAAACAGGGTTAAAAACATATTATTATAAAAGATCATTATTAATGCCTGTGATTTTACATGGCCTATTTAACTTTATTTTGATGGCACGAATTCCAATTTTGATGGTGTTTTTTATTCCATATGTTATTTATCTGTGGATTAACAATTTAAGAAAATTAAACCAATATACACGAGATAGCAAAGATAGATACAATAGAATAGAGGATGAAGAGAAATAA
- a CDS encoding NAD(P)H-dependent oxidoreductase, with translation MKNTNTLIIFGHPNPDSFNGAILKAIENKLKEKQYKFISKNLYQLNFNPILTMNDFARMRNSTVTDDIAIEHSDIEWAKNIIFIYPVWWAGQPAIVKGWIDRVFSRGFAYAPQEDGTVKGLLSDKTVMVFTTSGSSEENMNQSGISAAMEKVMMEGILGFCGISTMLYKNLYEIPATTDEERKIMLDEIDYLINAL, from the coding sequence ATGAAAAATACAAATACGCTAATTATTTTTGGCCATCCAAATCCAGATAGTTTTAATGGAGCTATATTAAAAGCTATAGAAAATAAGCTTAAAGAAAAACAATATAAATTTATTTCTAAAAATTTATATCAATTAAATTTTAATCCTATTTTAACTATGAATGATTTCGCAAGAATGAGAAATTCTACTGTAACTGATGATATAGCAATAGAGCATAGTGATATTGAGTGGGCTAAAAATATTATATTTATATATCCTGTATGGTGGGCAGGTCAACCTGCTATTGTTAAAGGATGGATTGATCGGGTGTTTAGTCGAGGATTTGCTTATGCTCCACAAGAAGATGGAACAGTAAAAGGATTATTATCAGATAAGACAGTTATGGTTTTTACTACATCTGGTTCTAGTGAAGAGAATATGAACCAGTCAGGTATATCTGCCGCCATGGAGAAAGTGATGATGGAAGGAATATTAGGATTCTGTGGTATAAGCACTATGCTATATAAAAATTTATATGAGATTCCCGCTACAACTGATGAAGAAAGAAAAATAATGCTAGATGAAATAGATTATTTAATTAATGCACTTTAA
- a CDS encoding type II CAAX endopeptidase family protein has product MNDMLNKKRLKVLDANLLYLIGAILFWTLGAYVQRRSLQSGLIITQYVIILLPPIIYIKAKKLNIKETLKLNKISFKHGFLVACITILTYPAAVFANTLLMTIMSLIGNLNIPQLPTATSSSEYLILMFVISISAGICEEVFFRGFILSGYERMGKKRAIILSAVLFGFFHFNLYNLMGPIVLGLVFGYLVVETNSIFAGMIGHIVNNGFAVTLGFILNLVSELLPEMDTASEAAVELPTSIAMLSSTIVFGVISAVTVLIAYQLVKIIKKDRVELNSKVCSEETKVEVKGVEFTPLIFTGILFIIIAIVQIKEIISLG; this is encoded by the coding sequence ATGAATGATATGTTAAATAAAAAAAGGTTAAAGGTATTAGATGCAAATCTATTATATCTTATTGGGGCTATATTGTTTTGGACCTTAGGGGCTTATGTTCAAAGAAGAAGTCTGCAAAGTGGATTAATAATTACACAATATGTTATTATACTTTTACCGCCTATAATCTACATCAAAGCAAAAAAACTAAACATAAAGGAAACTCTTAAACTAAATAAAATAAGTTTTAAACATGGATTCTTAGTGGCTTGTATCACTATTTTAACTTATCCAGCGGCAGTTTTTGCAAATACATTACTAATGACTATAATGAGTCTAATAGGAAATCTAAACATACCACAATTACCTACTGCTACAAGTAGTAGTGAATATTTAATACTTATGTTTGTTATATCTATATCAGCAGGTATTTGCGAAGAAGTATTTTTTAGAGGATTTATTTTATCTGGTTACGAAAGAATGGGAAAGAAAAGAGCAATTATTTTATCAGCAGTTTTATTTGGATTTTTTCATTTTAACTTATATAATTTAATGGGTCCAATAGTACTAGGTTTAGTTTTTGGGTATTTAGTTGTAGAAACAAACTCTATTTTTGCTGGCATGATTGGACATATAGTTAATAATGGGTTTGCTGTTACTTTAGGGTTTATATTAAATTTAGTTTCTGAGCTTCTTCCAGAGATGGATACAGCTAGCGAAGCTGCTGTGGAACTACCGACGTCTATAGCTATGTTAAGCAGTACTATTGTGTTTGGAGTTATTTCTGCAGTAACCGTGCTAATTGCTTATCAACTTGTTAAGATTATAAAAAAAGATCGTGTTGAATTAAATTCAAAAGTATGTAGTGAGGAGACAAAGGTAGAAGTAAAAGGAGTCGAATTTACACCTTTAATTTTTACAGGTATTTTATTTATTATTATAGCAATAGTACAAATAAAAGAAATCATCTCTTTGGGTTAA
- the hpt gene encoding hypoxanthine phosphoribosyltransferase, whose product MDIDKKVWEVLCSEEDISNRLKELGQEISDAYRDKKLYVVSLLRGSFVFTADLVRKFDIPVKIDFMTTSSYGHGTESSGSVKIVNDIKENLEDYHVLVVDDITDSGLTMKYVMDHLKTKNPVSVKCCVLLDKPERRKVEIDPDYVGFTIPDKFVVGYGLNYGDYYRNIPYVFVVTDKDR is encoded by the coding sequence ATGGACATAGATAAAAAGGTATGGGAAGTACTTTGTTCAGAAGAAGACATTTCAAATAGACTTAAGGAATTAGGACAAGAAATTTCTGATGCTTATAGGGATAAAAAATTATATGTTGTTTCATTACTTAGAGGTAGTTTTGTTTTTACGGCAGACTTAGTAAGAAAATTTGATATTCCAGTTAAAATAGACTTTATGACAACATCTAGTTATGGTCATGGAACAGAAAGCAGTGGCTCAGTAAAAATTGTTAATGATATAAAAGAAAATTTAGAGGATTACCATGTACTAGTAGTAGATGATATTACAGACTCAGGCTTAACTATGAAATATGTAATGGACCATTTAAAAACAAAAAATCCTGTTAGTGTAAAATGTTGTGTATTATTAGACAAACCAGAACGTAGGAAAGTAGAAATTGATCCAGATTATGTAGGATTTACTATTCCAGATAAATTTGTTGTAGGTTATGGATTAAACTATGGAGATTATTACCGCAATATTCCTTATGTATTCGTTGTAACTGATAAAGATAGATAG
- a CDS encoding single-stranded DNA-binding protein: MTLDHLMDTNVVTIVGKVVGEKEFSHEIYGEGFYTYNIEIPRLSDAVDQLPLTVSERLLVGLDLEDGDMIRIEGQLRSYNKFIDGSNRLVLTIFARDIIPFEGEEELKNPNEIFLEGYICKAPVYRETPFGREITDLLIAVNRLYNKSDYIPTIAWGRNARFSSKLNVGDQIRIWGRIQSRQYQKKFSDGNVLNKIAYEVSISKMEKVNENEEEHTIP; the protein is encoded by the coding sequence ATGACACTTGATCATCTTATGGATACGAATGTTGTAACAATAGTGGGAAAGGTTGTTGGAGAAAAAGAGTTTAGTCATGAGATTTATGGAGAGGGATTTTATACATATAATATAGAAATACCTCGACTAAGTGATGCAGTAGATCAACTACCTTTAACAGTATCAGAAAGGTTATTGGTAGGGCTAGACTTAGAAGATGGGGATATGATTAGGATAGAGGGACAGTTAAGGTCCTATAACAAATTTATAGATGGTAGTAACCGTCTAGTATTAACTATATTTGCTAGGGATATTATTCCTTTTGAAGGTGAGGAAGAATTAAAGAATCCTAATGAGATTTTCTTAGAAGGATATATTTGCAAGGCTCCGGTCTATAGAGAAACACCTTTTGGCAGGGAAATTACAGACCTGCTAATTGCGGTAAATAGACTTTATAATAAGTCCGACTACATACCAACAATAGCTTGGGGAAGAAATGCAAGGTTTTCTTCTAAGTTAAATGTTGGAGATCAAATTCGAATTTGGGGACGGATACAAAGTAGGCAATATCAAAAGAAATTCTCAGATGGAAATGTTCTAAATAAAATTGCATATGAGGTTTCTATTTCTAAAATGGAAAAAGTTAATGAAAATGAAGAAGAACACACTATCCCTTAG
- a CDS encoding Mur ligase family protein, producing the protein MMIDGIKIKGITSDSRQVRKDYVFVALTGENKDGNKFIDEAVESGAVIVYTEKDIYRKDCIVKKVNNGRKKLAELCNEFYGYPSEKLLVIGVTGTNGKTTTTNLIYHILKEAGIAVGIIGTLHIKIGKKQYPSKLTTPITEDIYYYLNRMVEENIRVAVLEVSSHGLKTDRVYGVKFDIAIHTNINQDHLNFHKTITDYIKSKKKLFDSLAAGKIALINHDDNYGLKMLEGNNEILIISYGLSSKSTVTASSIDTDFLTSFNYCLQRGITTLSGVEIEVFEYPINSNLLGNHNIYNALSAISTCLLLDVPIEKIAKAIKSYPPVTRRMEIIYKDKYTVIDDYCHNPASYEAVFHTIQTLQYNNLYIVNGIRGNRGLDINRRNAEVLKQWYEILNVRKLIITDSVDCVDNLNRVSNEERQAYFEVLKDSLFLFKYEASLRNAIKEILKELKPNDILLLLGAQSMDKGKSIFLDLINEKESINIIQQQSKIYDNIFDNH; encoded by the coding sequence ATGATGATAGATGGCATAAAAATTAAAGGAATAACTTCGGATTCTAGACAAGTTAGAAAAGATTATGTATTTGTGGCTTTAACAGGGGAAAACAAAGATGGAAATAAATTTATTGATGAAGCGGTAGAAAGTGGTGCGGTTATTGTTTATACAGAAAAGGATATTTATAGAAAAGATTGCATCGTAAAAAAGGTTAATAATGGAAGAAAAAAACTTGCTGAACTGTGCAACGAATTTTATGGTTATCCATCAGAAAAATTATTAGTTATTGGAGTTACAGGTACAAATGGTAAAACAACAACTACTAATTTAATTTATCATATTCTTAAGGAAGCTGGGATCGCTGTTGGCATAATAGGGACCTTACATATTAAAATTGGTAAAAAACAATACCCATCAAAATTAACTACTCCAATTACAGAGGATATTTACTACTATTTAAATAGAATGGTAGAGGAAAACATAAGGGTTGCGGTATTAGAAGTATCTTCCCATGGTTTAAAAACTGACAGAGTTTATGGAGTTAAATTTGATATTGCAATACATACAAATATTAATCAGGATCATTTAAACTTTCATAAAACTATTACTGATTATATTAAGTCTAAAAAGAAATTATTTGATAGCTTAGCAGCAGGCAAAATTGCTTTAATAAATCATGATGATAATTATGGACTAAAAATGTTGGAAGGAAATAATGAAATATTAATTATTAGTTATGGATTGAGCTCCAAATCTACGGTTACTGCTTCTAGCATCGATACGGATTTCTTAACATCTTTTAACTATTGTCTACAAAGAGGTATTACAACATTATCTGGAGTAGAAATAGAAGTATTTGAATATCCAATTAACTCTAACCTATTAGGAAATCATAATATTTACAATGCTCTATCAGCTATTAGTACATGCTTATTACTAGATGTTCCGATTGAAAAAATAGCGAAGGCTATAAAAAGTTATCCCCCTGTAACAAGAAGGATGGAAATTATCTACAAAGATAAATATACTGTTATAGATGATTATTGTCATAATCCTGCTAGTTATGAAGCTGTATTTCATACCATACAAACTCTTCAGTATAATAACCTTTATATTGTAAATGGTATTAGAGGAAATAGAGGATTAGATATTAATCGTAGAAATGCTGAAGTTTTAAAACAATGGTATGAAATACTAAATGTAAGAAAACTTATTATTACAGATAGTGTAGATTGTGTAGATAATCTTAATCGGGTAAGTAACGAAGAAAGACAAGCATATTTTGAAGTACTAAAAGATAGTTTATTTTTGTTTAAATATGAAGCATCTTTAAGAAATGCTATAAAAGAAATACTTAAGGAATTAAAGCCTAATGATATACTTTTATTGTTAGGAGCACAATCTATGGATAAGGGGAAGAGTATATTTTTAGACTTAATTAATGAAAAAGAAAGTATTAATATAATTCAGCAACAATCAAAAATATATGATAATATTTTTGATAACCATTAA
- the pdaB gene encoding polysaccharide deacetylase family sporulation protein PdaB: MKVYILQKRILSIFLCTVLVLGGLMVYSRTTEDGIIGVFSNQKRLPIYSVETNDKKIAISFDAAWGDEFTDDILDTLDKYNVKTTFFLVAFWVDKYPDMVKKIYDRGHEIGNHSTTHPHMSKLTKEQIANELKTTGDKIAKITGKDPVVFRPPFGDYNNLLIETAEELNYHTIQWDVDSLDWKEMGVQPVVDRVTRNVKKGSIVLFHNNAKYVSEFLPLVLEKLQEQGYEIVPVSELIYKENYTIDNTGRQQNN, encoded by the coding sequence ATGAAGGTATATATTTTACAGAAAAGGATTCTATCAATTTTTCTATGTACTGTGCTAGTCTTAGGGGGATTGATGGTTTACTCGAGAACTACTGAGGACGGTATAATAGGGGTTTTTTCAAATCAAAAGAGATTACCTATTTATAGTGTAGAAACCAACGATAAAAAGATAGCCATAAGCTTTGACGCAGCATGGGGTGATGAATTTACAGATGATATACTAGATACATTAGACAAGTATAATGTTAAAACAACATTCTTTTTAGTAGCATTTTGGGTAGACAAATATCCAGATATGGTAAAGAAAATTTATGATAGAGGACATGAAATAGGTAATCATTCAACTACTCATCCTCATATGTCTAAGTTAACTAAGGAACAAATAGCTAATGAATTAAAGACTACTGGAGATAAAATTGCAAAAATAACTGGGAAAGATCCTGTAGTTTTTAGACCACCTTTTGGTGATTATAACAATTTATTGATTGAAACAGCGGAAGAGCTAAACTATCATACAATTCAGTGGGATGTAGATTCTTTAGATTGGAAGGAAATGGGAGTACAACCGGTAGTAGATAGAGTTACTAGAAATGTAAAAAAAGGTTCTATAGTATTGTTTCATAATAATGCTAAATATGTAAGTGAATTTTTACCTCTAGTTCTTGAAAAATTGCAGGAACAGGGATATGAAATAGTTCCTGTCTCAGAGTTAATTTATAAAGAAAATTATACAATTGATAATACAGGAAGACAACAAAATAATTAA
- a CDS encoding LL-diaminopimelate aminotransferase encodes MSFYADKISERLGGKMFSKKTEVYKFARIKKAKEDAIKMHPHLSLIDLGIGEPDKPADIGVVNTLSLEAGKPENRLYADNGIPEFQEAAAKYLEKIYGLKNINPSTDIIHGIGSKSILSILPMCFINHGDITLTTTPGYPIISTYTRYLGGDVYTLPLYKENNFYPNFSTIPKDILKRAKLLYINYPNNPTGQVATKEFYKEVVEFAYKNNIIVVSDAAYAPITFDGCDPLSFLSVEGAKDVGVELHGLSKGYNMTGWRLAFIVGDPLAIKAYGTVKDNTDSGQFRAIQKAAIYALNNNEISLRNCERYSRRLDLLVSALNEVGFSAKKPKGTFYCYVPIPKGTKSGIIFKTAEEVSDYLIRSSLISTVPWDDAGAYLRLSVTFNANSQAEEIEIIEELKQRLLKLQLIF; translated from the coding sequence ATGAGCTTTTATGCCGACAAGATTTCAGAACGTCTTGGGGGTAAAATGTTTAGTAAAAAAACAGAGGTATATAAATTTGCAAGGATTAAAAAGGCAAAAGAAGATGCCATAAAGATGCACCCTCATCTATCTTTAATAGATCTTGGTATAGGCGAACCAGACAAACCAGCAGATATAGGAGTTGTAAATACACTGTCATTGGAAGCTGGCAAGCCAGAAAATCGCCTATATGCGGATAATGGTATTCCCGAATTTCAAGAAGCAGCTGCCAAATATCTAGAAAAAATCTATGGTCTAAAAAACATCAATCCTTCAACCGATATAATTCATGGAATAGGGTCTAAATCCATTTTATCAATACTACCTATGTGTTTTATTAATCATGGAGACATTACCCTCACAACAACTCCAGGTTATCCTATAATTTCAACCTATACTCGTTATCTTGGAGGTGATGTATATACCCTACCTCTATATAAAGAAAATAACTTCTATCCTAATTTTTCTACAATTCCTAAAGATATTTTAAAACGAGCTAAGCTATTATATATTAACTATCCTAATAATCCAACTGGACAAGTCGCAACTAAAGAATTTTATAAAGAAGTAGTAGAATTTGCATATAAAAACAATATCATTGTTGTGTCTGATGCCGCCTATGCGCCTATTACCTTTGATGGATGTGACCCTTTAAGCTTTTTATCTGTTGAAGGAGCTAAAGATGTTGGAGTGGAACTTCATGGTTTATCTAAGGGATATAATATGACAGGTTGGAGATTAGCTTTTATTGTAGGTGACCCATTAGCTATTAAGGCTTATGGAACAGTAAAAGATAATACAGATTCTGGCCAGTTTAGAGCTATACAGAAAGCAGCTATTTATGCATTAAATAATAATGAAATTAGCTTAAGAAACTGTGAAAGATATTCTAGACGCCTTGATCTATTAGTTAGTGCCTTAAACGAAGTAGGATTCTCTGCTAAAAAACCTAAAGGAACTTTCTATTGTTATGTCCCTATACCAAAAGGAACTAAATCCGGTATTATTTTTAAAACTGCGGAAGAAGTTTCAGATTATCTAATAAGAAGTTCATTAATATCTACAGTACCTTGGGATGATGCTGGAGCCTATTTACGACTATCTGTTACATTCAATGCGAATAGCCAGGCTGAAGAGATTGAAATAATAGAAGAACTTAAGCAAAGATTATTAAAGCTTCAACTAATTTTTTAA
- a CDS encoding Na/Pi cotransporter family protein encodes MFLLFEIISATSIGLGLFLLGMRFLTEGLNRFTSSRFRYMLINLKINPLLGVLIGCIITGILQSSSGMTVILVGLVQSNLLTLYQATPIIMGANIGTTVTSQLIAFNMGKYSFIPFILGILINLTSKNKKICYIGEVLIGFSLIFIGIDLLTQGLSPLKDILAFQKILEEFGKTPILGALIGFSAISILQSSSTGVAILQTLASNGSISMYSAVSIMLGMNVGTCITSIISSLSLNRAAKQTAFVHLFFNIMGVALIFPFINLLCAISVSLSPLNPSRQIANAHTIFNIFSTLILLPFTGIIVSAVQWIIKK; translated from the coding sequence GTGTTTTTATTGTTTGAGATTATTTCTGCTACATCTATAGGTTTAGGATTGTTTTTATTAGGTATGAGATTTCTTACAGAAGGATTAAATCGATTTACATCTAGTAGATTTAGATATATGCTTATTAATCTAAAAATTAATCCATTATTAGGAGTTTTAATAGGCTGTATCATTACAGGGATTTTACAGTCCAGCAGCGGTATGACAGTTATCTTAGTTGGTCTTGTTCAGTCTAATCTACTCACACTTTACCAAGCTACACCAATTATTATGGGAGCCAATATAGGCACAACTGTAACATCCCAGTTAATAGCGTTTAATATGGGTAAATACTCATTTATTCCATTTATATTGGGTATTTTAATTAATTTGACATCTAAAAATAAAAAAATTTGTTATATAGGAGAAGTATTAATAGGTTTTTCTCTTATATTTATTGGTATTGATCTATTAACTCAAGGTCTCTCACCTCTAAAAGATATATTAGCATTTCAAAAAATTTTAGAAGAGTTTGGAAAAACGCCTATATTAGGTGCTTTAATAGGCTTTTCTGCTATATCCATACTGCAAAGCAGTAGTACAGGTGTAGCAATTCTACAAACATTAGCTAGCAATGGGTCAATATCCATGTATTCCGCTGTATCAATTATGCTTGGTATGAATGTTGGTACTTGTATAACATCTATAATATCAAGTTTATCTTTAAATAGAGCTGCTAAACAAACTGCTTTTGTCCATCTTTTTTTTAATATTATGGGTGTAGCTTTAATTTTCCCTTTTATCAATTTATTATGTGCAATATCAGTTTCTTTATCACCACTTAATCCATCAAGACAAATCGCTAATGCTCATACAATTTTTAATATTTTTAGTACCCTAATTCTTCTTCCCTTCACAGGCATTATTGTAAGCGCAGTACAATGGATTATAAAAAAATAA
- a CDS encoding alpha/beta-type small acid-soluble spore protein, which translates to MASRNKVVVPEARQALNQMKLEIASELGLSNYDGVDKGNLTARQNGYVGGYMTKRLVEMAQRQMSGK; encoded by the coding sequence ATGGCTTCAAGAAATAAAGTTGTTGTTCCAGAAGCTCGTCAAGCTCTTAATCAAATGAAGTTAGAAATCGCTAGTGAGTTAGGTCTTTCTAATTATGATGGAGTAGACAAGGGTAATTTAACAGCTAGACAAAATGGATACGTTGGTGGATATATGACAAAACGTTTAGTTGAAATGGCTCAAAGACAAATGAGTGGAAAATAA
- a CDS encoding ATP-binding cassette domain-containing protein, which produces MLEILDLNKSFKKKEVLKEISISLKTGVYGLLGPNGAGKTTLIRCIVNLYDITKGNIRFQGIDVTNNNAFSKNIGYLPQKFGLFKELTVYDNLQYFAVLKKISKESMDTCIKESLKKVNLQDRVNNKVSTLSGGMVRRLGIAQAILGNPQIIIFDEPTAGLDPEERIRFKNLLSSIKEDKIIIISTHIVEDVETCCNKMIIMNDGKIFKMGNSEEIISIARGKVFEVKQGIGIDSNWYVEKTFFRNGEEFLRVLSNKKEGHKSLEPTIEDGYMCILKGI; this is translated from the coding sequence GTGTTAGAGATTTTAGATTTAAATAAATCATTTAAAAAAAAAGAAGTATTGAAAGAGATCTCTATAAGTTTAAAAACTGGAGTATATGGACTTTTAGGTCCAAATGGAGCAGGCAAAACAACGTTAATTAGGTGTATAGTTAACTTGTATGATATCACTAAAGGAAATATAAGATTTCAAGGAATAGACGTTACTAATAATAATGCATTTTCAAAAAACATAGGATATCTTCCACAAAAATTCGGATTATTTAAAGAATTAACGGTATATGATAATCTTCAATACTTTGCTGTTCTAAAAAAAATATCTAAGGAATCTATGGACACTTGTATTAAAGAGAGTTTGAAAAAAGTTAATTTACAAGATAGAGTTAATAATAAAGTATCGACTTTATCTGGTGGGATGGTTAGAAGACTAGGTATTGCACAAGCAATATTAGGAAATCCTCAAATAATAATTTTTGATGAACCAACTGCTGGACTTGACCCAGAAGAAAGAATAAGATTTAAAAATCTTTTGTCCTCTATAAAAGAGGACAAGATAATTATAATTTCTACCCATATTGTAGAAGATGTTGAAACATGTTGCAATAAAATGATAATCATGAATGATGGCAAAATATTTAAAATGGGAAATAGCGAAGAAATTATATCTATAGCAAGAGGAAAAGTTTTTGAAGTAAAACAAGGAATAGGAATTGATTCTAATTGGTATGTTGAAAAAACTTTTTTTAGAAATGGAGAAGAGTTTTTAAGGGTACTTTCAAACAAAAAAGAAGGACACAAAAGTTTAGAACCTACTATCGAAGATGGATATATGTGCATATTGAAAGGAATATAA